One region of Nakamurella flava genomic DNA includes:
- the murG gene encoding undecaprenyldiphospho-muramoylpentapeptide beta-N-acetylglucosaminyltransferase: protein MVTTSVLLAGGGTAGHIEPALAVADALVALAGDDVVITALGTERGLETRLVPERGYELRLVPPVPLPRKPSGDLLTLPGRMRSAIKATRAVMDERDVDVVVGFGGYVALPAYLAARGRVPIVVHEANARAGLANKVGARFAAAVAAAVEGSGLSGARVVGNPVRRSLSQLDRAALRAQAREFFGLDPDAPTLLVFGGSQGAQRINDAVSGAANELAAHGIGVLHAYGRKNEVTVPGGLSPRYVAVPYLDRMDLAYAAADLVLARSGAMTVAEIGAVGLPAVYVPLPHGNGEQRLNASGQVAAGSAVVIDDADLTPTVVVEKVVPLVIDGIVRDGMTAAAAGMAAHPVDEVLARMVLDVAAAARSGGNAR from the coding sequence GTGGTGACGACGAGTGTCCTGCTCGCCGGAGGCGGTACGGCGGGGCACATCGAACCGGCCCTGGCCGTTGCCGACGCGCTGGTCGCGCTGGCCGGGGACGACGTGGTGATCACCGCACTGGGCACCGAGCGGGGATTGGAGACGCGCCTGGTGCCGGAACGCGGCTACGAGCTGCGGCTGGTGCCGCCGGTGCCGCTGCCCCGCAAACCGTCCGGTGACCTGTTGACCCTGCCGGGCCGGATGCGGTCGGCGATCAAGGCGACGCGGGCCGTCATGGACGAACGTGATGTCGATGTCGTCGTGGGCTTCGGCGGGTACGTGGCCCTGCCCGCGTATCTGGCCGCCCGCGGTCGGGTGCCGATCGTCGTGCACGAGGCCAACGCCCGGGCCGGTCTGGCCAACAAGGTGGGTGCCCGGTTCGCCGCCGCGGTGGCGGCGGCCGTCGAGGGCTCGGGCCTGTCCGGAGCCCGCGTCGTCGGCAATCCGGTGCGCCGCTCGCTGTCCCAGCTGGATCGGGCGGCGCTGCGGGCGCAGGCCCGGGAGTTCTTCGGGCTCGACCCGGATGCCCCGACGCTGCTGGTCTTCGGCGGCTCGCAGGGCGCGCAGCGCATCAACGACGCGGTGTCGGGGGCGGCTAACGAGCTGGCCGCCCACGGGATCGGCGTCCTGCACGCCTACGGCCGCAAGAACGAGGTGACCGTGCCCGGTGGACTGTCGCCCCGGTACGTCGCCGTCCCGTACCTGGACCGGATGGACCTCGCCTACGCGGCCGCCGACCTGGTGCTGGCCCGGTCCGGCGCGATGACCGTCGCCGAGATCGGGGCGGTCGGGCTGCCCGCGGTCTATGTGCCGTTGCCGCACGGCAACGGCGAGCAGCGGCTGAACGCCTCCGGGCAGGTCGCGGCCGGTTCGGCCGTCGTCATCGACGACGCCGACCTCACCCCGACGGTCGTGGTGGAGAAGGTCGTGCCGTTGGTGATCGACGGCATCGTCCGCGATGGCATGACCGCCGCGGCGGCCGGCATGGCCGCCCACCCGGTGGACGAGGTGTTGGCCCGGATGGTGCTCGACGTC